A window of Thunnus thynnus chromosome 17, fThuThy2.1, whole genome shotgun sequence contains these coding sequences:
- the LOC137168257 gene encoding pulmonary surfactant-associated protein D-like, whose amino-acid sequence MRLCLLLCVLCLMAPVGYSQLPGPPGPPGPPGPSGPPGPSGPPGETKSPGKPGVGATSLLSCSLQHAGPAGPLGARGATGFPGAPGFPGPAGAPGARGAPGARGAPGARGFPGDDGPAGFAVMCGRDLLDFVDQDLEALKKSVSKLEPAVNHDFVRRVGQKYFVSNKERGSFSQAIEFCSQQDLELALPRNEEENRALTQLFGEVDKMVWIYVNNKKAEGHFETDMKNRRLTFTKWGEGQPNGSVGDTGCTMLSENGVWRVSQDCSLNAYIICQI is encoded by the exons ATGAGGCTGTGTCTCCTGCTCTGCGTCCTCTGCCTGATGGCTCCTGTTGGCTACAGTCAGCTTCCAGGTCCTCCTGGTCCTCCTGGTCCTCCTGGTCCCTCTGGTCCTCCTGGTCCTTCTGGTCCCCCAGGTGAGACAAAATCTCCTGGGAAACCTGGTGTGGGTGCAACTTCACTGCTATCATGCTCCTTACAACAT GCGGGACCTGCTGGACCTCTTGGAGCCCGTGGAGCCACTGGATTCCCTGGAGCCCCTGGATTCCCTGGACCTGCTGGAGCCCCTGGAGCCCGTGGAGCCCCTGGAGCCCGTGGAGCCCCTGGAGCCCGTGGATTCCCTGGAGATGATGGACCTGCTGGATTTGCTGTAATGTGTGGACGAG ATCTACTTGACTTTGTTGACCAGGACCTTGAAGCCTTAAAGAAAAGCGTTTCTAAGTTGGAGCCGG ctgtgaaCCATGACTTTGTCCGGAGAGTTGGTCAGAAatactttgtgtcaaacaaggAGAGAGGCTCTTTCTCCCAGGCCATCGAGTTCTGCTCCCAACAAGACTTAGAGCTGGCTTTGCCCAGGAACGAGGAGGAGAACAGGGCACTGACTCAGCTGTTTGGTGAAGTGGACAAAATGGTCTGGATCTATGTCAACAATAAAAAAGCAGAGGGTCATTTTGAGACAGATATGAAAAACCGTCGTCTGACCTTCACCAAATGGGGTGAAGGGCAGCCAAACGGATCTGTCGGGGATACGGGCTGCACCATGCTGTCAGAAAACGGCGTCTGGCGAGTGTCACAAGATTGCTCTCTGAATGCTTACATCATTTGTCAGATATAA